Proteins from a single region of Paenibacillus sp. BIHB 4019:
- a CDS encoding extracellular solute-binding protein → MEKRLSNRKMIKKWVVVPATLIVATSILGACSGGAQSTAEKHVLRIGVLYGGADNEPYFRSQYTDTYEMMHPEVDFEIVSAIDYSDMRYQTPDENGNIEQPDPYAKMKDMLTGNNPVDVVVLDYSMLRRLVQDNLLKQLDPLISQSKFDLTDYVPTVIDGIKSAGDNNIYALTPTFSSSALFYNKKLFEEAGVEPPTDNMTWKDVMDKARLVSKGEGADRKYGMTFSRWNGGDFNSDIQTYSSALQLKMWDDKGEKMLVNTPQWETVWTTVSSLYRDDVVPDQEDINKINEASNKEAADGNYVYNPTQGDLFASGKVAMTISDFYYVNELNNTMNNASKIKDFEAFDWDVVTYPTHEEAPGIGGAISFSQLMGINNNAQNSEDAWKFIQFTNSKEWAEMKSRSTYELVARKEYLKPKNGMNYNIDAFTSLKPIPPQSVDTEQLYRDKPGIWEAQNASYDLFQKVIKGDITAKEALAEWETKGNAVLEKLKKEPAKTDPSKAAESGTDNASTMPVEVETTEVPAG, encoded by the coding sequence ATGGAGAAACGGTTGTCTAATAGAAAAATGATTAAAAAGTGGGTTGTTGTCCCTGCGACACTAATTGTGGCGACATCAATTTTGGGCGCTTGCAGCGGCGGTGCGCAAAGTACAGCAGAGAAGCATGTTCTGCGTATAGGCGTGTTGTATGGCGGGGCAGATAATGAGCCGTATTTCCGCTCGCAATATACGGATACGTATGAAATGATGCATCCAGAGGTCGATTTTGAAATCGTAAGCGCAATTGACTACTCGGATATGCGTTACCAGACTCCGGATGAGAATGGCAATATCGAACAGCCTGATCCGTATGCGAAAATGAAAGATATGCTGACTGGCAATAATCCTGTCGATGTCGTGGTATTGGATTACAGCATGCTGCGCCGCCTCGTGCAGGATAATCTGCTGAAGCAGCTTGATCCTTTGATCAGCCAAAGCAAATTTGATCTGACTGATTATGTGCCGACTGTTATTGATGGCATTAAATCTGCTGGCGACAACAACATTTATGCGCTGACGCCAACGTTCAGCTCATCAGCTCTTTTTTACAATAAAAAGCTGTTTGAAGAAGCTGGCGTAGAGCCTCCTACCGACAATATGACTTGGAAGGATGTTATGGACAAAGCTCGTCTTGTGAGCAAGGGAGAGGGCGCTGACCGTAAATATGGCATGACCTTCAGCCGTTGGAACGGCGGCGATTTCAACTCCGATATCCAAACCTACAGCTCCGCTCTTCAACTGAAAATGTGGGATGATAAAGGCGAGAAAATGCTGGTCAACACGCCGCAATGGGAGACGGTATGGACGACGGTCTCCAGCTTGTACAGAGATGATGTTGTGCCGGACCAAGAGGACATTAATAAAATCAATGAAGCATCCAATAAGGAAGCTGCCGACGGCAATTACGTATACAACCCGACGCAAGGCGATTTGTTTGCAAGCGGCAAAGTTGCGATGACAATTTCGGACTTCTATTATGTCAATGAGCTGAACAATACGATGAACAATGCATCCAAAATTAAAGACTTTGAAGCATTTGATTGGGATGTCGTCACTTACCCGACCCATGAGGAAGCACCAGGCATTGGCGGCGCTATTTCCTTTAGCCAGCTGATGGGGATTAATAACAACGCTCAAAACTCCGAGGATGCTTGGAAATTCATTCAATTTACCAACAGCAAGGAATGGGCGGAAATGAAATCCCGCAGCACGTATGAGCTTGTAGCGCGCAAGGAGTACCTGAAGCCTAAAAACGGCATGAATTACAACATTGATGCGTTTACTTCCCTTAAACCGATTCCGCCGCAAAGCGTGGATACCGAGCAGCTGTACCGCGACAAGCCGGGCATTTGGGAAGCGCAAAATGCTTCTTACGATCTGTTCCAGAAGGTTATTAAGGGCGATATAACAGCTAAGGAAGCATTAGCCGAGTGGGAAACGAAAGGTAATGCTGTACTGGAGAAGCTGAAAAAAGAGCCGGCCAAGACAGATCCATCGAAGGCAGCTGAGAGCGGCACGGATAATGCCAGCACTATGCCTGTAGAGGTAGAAACAACAGAAGTACCAGCAGGATAA
- a CDS encoding ABC transporter ATP-binding protein, whose amino-acid sequence MIDCEGLVKIYKTDDLEVVALQGLNLKVNPGELMAIIGNSGSGKSTLLNILGGLDHPSAGQVRVGPWDLLKITPDDLVKYKRETVGFIWQNNARNLLPYLTALENVEMPMMLSGKVDRAYAKQLLEWVGLKERMNNKLHQLSGGEQQRVAIAISLCNRPQLLLADEPTGSVDTATSDLIMNIFRKLNREIGITIVIVTHDLSLAGKVDRVVAIRDGLTSTEFIKRNPNMNTVGGEEEQTGKGLQAVHEAYVVVDRVGRLQVPKEYLTALGITDKATMEFDGERIVISPPKSLGG is encoded by the coding sequence ATGATCGATTGCGAAGGCTTAGTCAAAATTTACAAAACGGATGATCTCGAGGTTGTTGCGCTGCAAGGTCTTAACCTTAAAGTAAACCCCGGCGAGCTGATGGCGATTATCGGGAACAGCGGAAGCGGGAAGTCGACGCTGCTCAATATTTTGGGTGGCCTCGACCACCCTTCTGCTGGCCAAGTTAGAGTCGGGCCGTGGGATTTGCTCAAAATCACCCCGGACGATCTCGTGAAATACAAGCGGGAAACGGTCGGTTTTATATGGCAAAATAATGCCCGCAACCTGCTGCCGTATTTAACGGCGCTGGAAAATGTTGAAATGCCGATGATGCTTTCGGGCAAGGTCGACCGCGCCTATGCCAAGCAGCTGCTGGAATGGGTAGGGCTCAAGGAGCGCATGAACAACAAGCTCCATCAATTATCCGGCGGGGAGCAGCAGCGGGTCGCGATTGCCATTTCCTTATGCAATCGTCCGCAGCTGCTGCTGGCGGATGAGCCGACGGGATCGGTCGATACGGCAACGTCGGATCTGATTATGAATATTTTTCGCAAGCTGAACCGTGAAATTGGCATTACGATTGTTATTGTTACTCATGATCTTTCCCTCGCGGGCAAAGTGGACCGTGTCGTTGCGATTCGCGACGGCTTAACGAGTACCGAGTTCATTAAACGCAATCCCAATATGAATACGGTTGGGGGTGAGGAAGAGCAAACAGGCAAAGGGCTTCAGGCTGTGCATGAAGCTTATGTCGTCGTAGACCGGGTGGGAAGACTCCAAGTGCCGAAGGAATATTTAACTGCATTAGGCATAACAGATAAAGCGACAATGGAGTTTGATGGTGAGCGAATCGTCATTTCGCCGCCTAAATCATTAGGGGGGTAA